Part of the Phycisphaerae bacterium genome, GCACGACCACCCGCATGATGAAGCTGGAGACCAGGAACGCCAGAACCAGCACGAGGGCCGGGTAGATCGCCAGTTCAAGCAACGAGCGGCGCAGGGAGCCCTTCAGCCGCAGGTGCGTCGTCAGGCCATAGAGGGTGCCGGAGAGGTCGCCGGTCTGCAGCCCGGCCGACACGACCTCCGGATACTGGGGCGGGAAGCGGCGCCGCTGGCGCTGGAGCGCCTCCTCGAGCGGCACGCCGGTCGCCAGGTCGTTCGCCAGATCCAGCAACAGCCGTTTCAGACGCCGCGAACCCACGTCGGCGGCAAGCTGGCGCAGGCCGGTCTCGAGGGGCAGGCTGGCCTTGGTCAGGGCGGAGAGCTGCTCGTTGAAGAACGTGAACTCGTCGAGTGACAGGGGCGCGACCAGCACGTTCCGGCGGCTGGGCCGCAGGGTCAGGACGCGGACGCCCATGTGACCGAGCAGGACCTCCGCATGCGTCTGGCTCTCGGCTTCCAGCGTGCCCTGGAAACTCGCGCCCGAGCCCAGCTGCCCGGTGTAGTCGAATAACGGCATCCGCACACCTCCGCCAGCGCGCTTGCGCACTACCATACATCCGTCCGGCGGGCGTGTGCAGCTCCGCCGTGATCGGCCGGCCCGCTCCACTGCCCTTCTACCGGGACTACGCAAGAACGCGCCCGAACCCGCAACGGCGGTGCGCGGATTTGCGCGAGGGGACCCCAGCTTGCCCGGTGGCGTATGACCGGCGGGCGGGAGCGGGCTACAATCAGGGCGTGCCGGGCGGGGTGAGAGTGTCCCCGGCACCGACGGCGAGTTCGGAACAGGGGTCCGTGGCCGCGCAACCGCGGCCAACAGCGAGGGAGACGCCCGTGAGACAATCGTGGCAGTTCGGCATCGTGGGCATGGTCACGCTGGCGGTGGTGTGCGCTGGTGGGTACGCCCAACAGGCAGGGGCACCGGCGGCCGGCAAGGTCGAGACCTACCAAGTGGACGCGGTGCACTCGAGCATCTGGTTCCGCGTCAAGCACTCGAACGTCAGCTACTTCTACGGGCGATTCAACGAGGTGGCAGGGAAGATCACGCTGAGCGACGACCTCGCAGCGTGCGCGCTTGACATGCAGGTGAAGGTCGCGAGCATCGACACGAACAACGCGGACCGCGACAAGCACCTGAAGTCGGCGGACTTCTTCGAGGCCGAGACATACCCACTGGTCACGTTCAAGAGCCGCAGCTTCAAGCAGGCCGGTGACGATGCGTACGAGGTGAGCGGCGATCTGACGCTGCACGGGGTGACGAAGCCCCTGACGGTCAAGCTGGAGAAGACGGGCGCCGGGCCGGGGATGAAGGGCGAGTATCGCCTGGGGCTCGAAACCACGTTTGAGATCAAGCGCACTGACTTCGGCATGACCAAGCTCGTGGGGCCGGTCAGCGACGAGGTGCGGCTGATCGTGGCTGTGGCGGCCGTCCGCGACTAGCGCGCCACAGCGGCCCAGCGCATTGGCTTGCACCGGGCGGGTCGTTCTAATATGGGCATGACCGCCTGCGGCCCCGACATCGTCCTTGCGGTGCGCGACCTTGTGGTCCGGTTCGACACCGGCGACGCCGCCGAGATGACCGTCCTCGACGGCGTCACGTTCGACGTGCGCCGCGGCGAAACGCTCGTGATCATGGGCGGGTCCGGGTGCGGCAAGAGCACCCTGCTGAATTGCCTGATCGGGGAAATCGATCCGGACGGCGGATCGATCTGCTATCACCTGCCGGACCTGCCGGAAATCGACCTGGCGACGGCGGATGAGAACATGCGCAACGCGCTGCGCAAGCGGTTTGGCATTCTGTTTCAATCCGGCGCGCTGTTCAGCTCGCTGACACTGGCCGAGAACGTGGCGTTGCCGCTGAAGGAGCATTCGCACGTTCAGCCGGACATCATCGACATCGTCGTGGCGATGAAGCTGCAACAGGTGCGCATGCTGCCGCACCGGGACAAGTACCCGGCGCAGCTTTCGGGCGGCCAGAAGAAGCGGGCGGGGCTGGCGCGGGCGACGGCGCTGGACCCGCAACTGCTGTTCTATGACGAGCCGAGCGCGGGACTTGACCCGGTCACGTCATCGGCAATCGACGAGCTGATGATGGACCTGGCTCACAAGCTGCACGTGACGAGCGTGGTGGTGACGCACGAGATGGACTCGGCGTTCCGGATCGCCGACCGGATGATCATGCTGGAGAAGGGGCGGATTCTGAAGATCGGCCCGCGGCGGGAGTTCGAGGCGCTTCGCGACGCCGAGCCGCAGACGCTGCCGACGGACACCGACAGGCTGCTGCACCAGTTCCTGCGTGGCGCGGCCACCGGTCCCCTGACCGACGCGGAGGGGACCAGCGAGTACGAGAAGATCCTCGTCGGCACGCGGACCGTGACGCTCAGGTGAGGCGTGTGGATCGCGTACTTCTTCGCGAGCGGCGCGGCATACTTTGCCGGGGCTGCGCTGATCGGCCTGGCCGCCTGCCTACCCAGCCGGAGCTCGCGTCTGCTGCGCGGGGTCGCGACCCCGGTCCTGGCGGTCACAGGGATGGTTGGTGCCCTGCTGTCCGCCACTCCGAGCCCCGTGGGCCTCTACCTGCCGTGGTTCGGACTGACCGTGGCCTGGCTGGCGCTGCGCTGCGTAACGCGTCCGGCCACTCCCCGGCCGCACAATCGTGCGACGCCAACGACCAGGCGCGGGGGACGGTTTGCGCTCCGGGTTGACATCGGACTGCGTTGCGCGGTCGTGATCTTGTCAACCGCGGCAGTCCTGACCGAATGGCCGCATACGCGGAATCCACGGCTGACACGCCGGGTCACGCGGACATTGTACGTGATCGGCGACTCCATCAGCGCCGGCATCGGCGGGAGCAGTGAGCACACGTGGCCAGCGCTCCTGGCACACCGGCGCGCGATTGATGTTGTGAATCTCGCCGTCGCGGGAGCCACGGCCCGGTCCGCGCTGGCACAGGCGGCGCGCGCGGCAGACCCCAATGCGGTGGTGCTGGTCGAGATCGGCGGCAACGACCTGCTCGGGGGAACGGCAGTCGCACGTTTTGAACAGGACCTCGCCGCACTACTGACGGCGCTGACGGGCCCACACCGGCTGGTAGTGATGGTCGAGCTGCCCTTGCTGCCGTTCAGCAACGGATACGGGGCGGCTCAACGGCGTGTCGCGCGCGCCGCCGGGGTCGCGTTGATCCCGAAGCGGCACCTGGCAGGAGTGGTGTCTGCCGCCGGAGCCACCATCGACGGGCTGCACCTGTCCAATGTGGGGCACGAGCTGATGGAACGAGCGATGTGGAGCGTGCTGAGGCCTGTGTTCGAGGACTGATGGCATGTCGGGTGAGGGGGCGGCAATAGTCGGCGAGGCCGGTAGAATACGCCCGTGACGCCCGCGCGTGGGCCCGGGTGGAAACCGCGGCTTCGTAGCCGGATTGCACAAGGAGCCGATCGTGGCCGACACGCCCCAGGACGCCGAGCAGCCGACGACGCCGGCCGGTGAAAGCACACCCGCCTCGACCGTGCCGAAGCGGTCGCGCAAGGCGCTGCACGAGATCACGTTCGTCACGTATCCGAAGCTGCTGTTCAGTTGGCCGATCATCGTGCTGGGGTTCGCGCTGTACCCCCTCGCTTATCCCGAGACGCCCGTCGCCGCCGCGAGCGCACCGGTGGTGACCACGCAGACCGCGCCGGCCGCGACCGCGCCGGCCACGGCACCGGTGTCGCGCCGGCTGGAGATCATCGGCTGGGTCTACATCTGGGCGGTCGTGCTGGTGCTGCTCACGCTGGGGGTCGACGTCGAACGGAACATGGCCGTGTTCTGGATTCTGCTGGTCGCGGCCGTCTACATCCTCGGCCTGTGGCTGCACGACGTGAAGGGCTTCACGCTCTTCGGCGACATCTACCGCTGGTTCGGCAACCTGAACGTGCAGTACGACCGCAAGCTCGGCCTGACCCTGAGTATACTGCTGGGGGTGCCCTACGTGCTCATGCTGCTGTGGGCGCGGCTCAACGACCGCTGGCGCATCACGCACAACGAGTTCGAGCACTACACCTTCGGCAAGATGAACGACTCGCTGGGTCGCGGGGCCAAGACAATCCGCACGGACTTCCCCGACGTGTTCGAGCTGATCCTCGGGCTGGCCGGCACGCTGATCGTCTACAACTCGACGGGCACCAAAGAGCTACGTCGCATTCCGCATGTGATGTTCCTCCCGTTCGTCCGCCGGCGGCTGAACCAGATCCTCGAAACCACGGCGATCACCGCCGCGGCCACGGAAGACGAAGAGGAGGGTGAGGAAGGATAGCGCGCGGCTCAGGTCCGCGGTTTGTTCCGCGGCGTGCGGAGTGACAAGGCCCCGGTCGGACAGGCGCCGGCACAACGCCGGGCGGCAGTCCGCAGCGCCTGATCGAGCGTGCCGTCAAAGGGTACATCGACGCGCAGCTCGAAGCCGCGGCCGACCAGCGTGAGCCCGAGCGGCTCGCCCGCCTGCTGGGCGAGCTGGACACAGATCCCGCACAGGATGCATTTACCAGGGTCGTACGCGATTTCCGGGTGCGCGTACCGGGCGGCGGCTTCCGCGTCGCGCCGCACGCCGCGAAAACGGGCCGGGTCCGCGCCATACAACGCCCCGTACTTGCGCAGCCGGCACAAGTCGTGTTTGGCGCAATCGCAGGGCCCATCCAGACCGGCCGCCGGGGAGGCGCAGTGATCGCTCAGCAGCAGCTCCAGCGCGGTGCGGCGCAGCGCGCGGATGTCGTCCGTTTCGCTCGCGACGCACAGCCCGTCCGTCGCGGGCGTCGCACAGGCGGGTACGATCCGGTCCGGGTCCTTCACGCGCACCACGCACGCCATGCAGGACGTGTTCGGCGTGCAGCCGGGGTGGTAGCACAGCGCGGGGATGTCGATCCCCAGCTTGCGGGCGGCGGCGAGCAGATTGCTCCCCGGCGTCACCTCGACTTCACGGCCGTCGATCGTCACGCGCGGCATGCTGGGGGCCTTTTCACCACTAAGACACCAAGACACCAAGAAATGCCTGCGGGTTCAGCACTTGAGCGCCTGCGCGCGAGGGGACCGTCGATCGGTGATGCCAACCGACTTAAAGAGCACCCTTGGTGCCTTTGTGTCTTGGTGCTATTCATAGAATCACGATCGCTGACTCCGGACAGCGAATTCTACATACGTCGCAGCGTGTGCACTTGTCGGCATCGATTTCGTGGCGCTCGTACGGGCGCAGCTCAATCGCGCCCGCCGGGCAATGCTGTGCGCAAATCGTACACCCGGTGCAGGCCTCGCCGACCGTGTAACGAACCAGGGCCTTGCACTTGCCGGCCGGGCAGCGACCCGCGAGATGGGCTTCATACTCCGCCCGGAAGTAACGCAGCGTCGTCAACACCGGGTTTGGGGCCGTCTTGCCAAGGCCGCAGAGGCTGCTCTGCTGGACTGCGCGGGCCAGCTCTGCCAGTGTCGCCAGATCGTCCGGTCGCGCCTGGCCCGCACACAGCCGTTCGAGAATCTCCAGCATCCGGCGGGTGCCGATGCGGCACGGCGTGCATTTCCCGCACGACTGATTCTGCGTGAAGCCCAGAAAGTAGCGGGCCATGTCCACCATGCAGTCGGTCTCGTCGAGCACGACCAGCCCGCCCGACCCCATGATCGCCCCGAGCCCGGCCAGCGCTTCATAGTCCACCGGCGTGTCCGCGAGCGTGGCGGGGATGCAGCCGCCGGAGGGGCCGCCGATCTGCACAGCCTTAAACGCGCGCGGGCGCGGGCCGGCAGCCGTCTCTTCGTCGCGGACGCCGCCGCCGATGTCCTCCACGATCTGGCGGATGGTGATGCCCATCGGGACTTCGATCAGCCCGCCACGGCGAACCTTGCCGGCCAGGGCGAAGACCTTAGTGCCCTTACTGGTCGGCGTGCCGAGGGCGGCAAACGCCTCCGGGCCGTGTCGCACAATCCACGGCACGAGCGCGTAGGTCTCGACGTTGTTGACCAGCGTCGGGCGCCCGCCCAAGCCCTGCTCGGCGGGGTACGGCGGACGCAATGCCGGCGTGCCGCGCTGCCCCTCCAAGGTCGCGATGAGCGCGGTTTCCTCGCCGCAGACGAACGCGCCAGCGCCCTGCACGACGCGCAGGTGCAGCCGCAGGCCGCGCCTGAGGATGTCGTCACCGAGCAGGCCGCGCTCCACGCAGCGCTGCTCGGCCGCGCTGATGCGCTCGACGGCCAGCGGGTACTCGGCGCGGATGTAGAATATGCCGTCGGTCGCACCGGTCGCGTACGCCGCAATGGCGAGCCCCTCGATGACGCGGTACGGGTACGACTCCATGATCATACGGTCCATGAACGCGCCGGGGTCGCCTTCGTCGCCGTTGCAGATCACGTGCTTCAACTCGCCGGGCGCGGCGCGCACCTTGGACCACTTCTGCCAGGTGGGATAGCCCGCGCCGCCACGGCCGCGCAGGCCGCTGCGGCGAATCTGCTCGATCAGCACATCGGGCGCGATCGGTTCCCCGAGACAGCGCCGCAGGGCCATGAAGCCGTCGTGCGCGAGGTATTCGTCCAGATCGAGCGGGTCCAGGTCGCCGCAGTGCTCCGTCGCGATGTGCCGCTGCGGACCGAGAAAGGCGGCGACCGGCGGATCGCGCAGCTCGATGGCGCGCCGGGCAACCGCGGCCCGTTGCGCGCCGTCGCGCCAGTGCGCCACCGTACTCGTCAGCCGGCGCGCGAGACCGGCAGGCTTGAAATGCCGCCGGACGATGGCGCGGGCGTGCTCGGGCCGGATGCGCGTGTAGCGCGCCGGCGTACCATGGGCGGGATGGACCTCGACGAACGGCGTCTGGTGACACATGCCGACGCAGCCGACGCGCTTCACGGCGGCTTGGGCGCCCGCGGCGCTGAGCGCGTCTTGCAGCGCCGCGTACACCGCCTCGCTGCCGTTCGCGATGCAGCACGAGCCGAGACCGATGCGGATCTCGGTGGCGCCAGGCGCGCGCGGTACCGGCGCGACGCTGTGGCGCGTGGGTGTGGCGGGTGAGTTGGCCGCCGCGTGCACCAGATCGGTCACGCCGTCGGCCTGCACGTGTCCGTGCGTGACGCCGTTTACCTGCATGACCGGCGCGAGCGTGCAGCAGCCGAGGCACGGCACAGCCTGCACGGTGAATTCGTGCTGGGCGTCGGTATCCGCGCCGGGCGCGATACGCAGTTGCCGCCGCAGTTCATCGGTGATGTGCCCGGCGCCGGCCACGTGGCACGCGGTTCCATGAC contains:
- a CDS encoding YceI family protein produces the protein MRQSWQFGIVGMVTLAVVCAGGYAQQAGAPAAGKVETYQVDAVHSSIWFRVKHSNVSYFYGRFNEVAGKITLSDDLAACALDMQVKVASIDTNNADRDKHLKSADFFEAETYPLVTFKSRSFKQAGDDAYEVSGDLTLHGVTKPLTVKLEKTGAGPGMKGEYRLGLETTFEIKRTDFGMTKLVGPVSDEVRLIVAVAAVRD
- a CDS encoding ATP-binding cassette domain-containing protein, yielding MTACGPDIVLAVRDLVVRFDTGDAAEMTVLDGVTFDVRRGETLVIMGGSGCGKSTLLNCLIGEIDPDGGSICYHLPDLPEIDLATADENMRNALRKRFGILFQSGALFSSLTLAENVALPLKEHSHVQPDIIDIVVAMKLQQVRMLPHRDKYPAQLSGGQKKRAGLARATALDPQLLFYDEPSAGLDPVTSSAIDELMMDLAHKLHVTSVVVTHEMDSAFRIADRMIMLEKGRILKIGPRREFEALRDAEPQTLPTDTDRLLHQFLRGAATGPLTDAEGTSEYEKILVGTRTVTLR
- a CDS encoding SGNH/GDSL hydrolase family protein; this encodes MIGDSISAGIGGSSEHTWPALLAHRRAIDVVNLAVAGATARSALAQAARAADPNAVVLVEIGGNDLLGGTAVARFEQDLAALLTALTGPHRLVVMVELPLLPFSNGYGAAQRRVARAAGVALIPKRHLAGVVSAAGATIDGLHLSNVGHELMERAMWSVLRPVFED
- a CDS encoding (2Fe-2S)-binding protein yields the protein MPRVTIDGREVEVTPGSNLLAAARKLGIDIPALCYHPGCTPNTSCMACVVRVKDPDRIVPACATPATDGLCVASETDDIRALRRTALELLLSDHCASPAAGLDGPCDCAKHDLCRLRKYGALYGADPARFRGVRRDAEAAARYAHPEIAYDPGKCILCGICVQLAQQAGEPLGLTLVGRGFELRVDVPFDGTLDQALRTAARRCAGACPTGALSLRTPRNKPRT
- a CDS encoding NAD(P)H-dependent oxidoreductase subunit E — encoded protein: MSSPGRQRVLAVLAVLAGAGVLFAGGWLTLDAVVALRALPAHQARVQVLLERGRLEAGAAAELQAEYDRQTQATLAREARTGVLAKTLLAAAAVFLVSAKWLLTLRIPACPPPRQVVELHVRSSAAATSPPESAARPLPVVESVDLRAIDAIVARLGRQPPAAIPILQAIQAHYRYLPQAALHRVCERTEITPAQLAGVASFYPNFRHTPIGRHVVTVCHGTACHVAGAGHITDELRRQLRIAPGADTDAQHEFTVQAVPCLGCCTLAPVMQVNGVTHGHVQADGVTDLVHAAANSPATPTRHSVAPVPRAPGATEIRIGLGSCCIANGSEAVYAALQDALSAAGAQAAVKRVGCVGMCHQTPFVEVHPAHGTPARYTRIRPEHARAIVRRHFKPAGLARRLTSTVAHWRDGAQRAAVARRAIELRDPPVAAFLGPQRHIATEHCGDLDPLDLDEYLAHDGFMALRRCLGEPIAPDVLIEQIRRSGLRGRGGAGYPTWQKWSKVRAAPGELKHVICNGDEGDPGAFMDRMIMESYPYRVIEGLAIAAYATGATDGIFYIRAEYPLAVERISAAEQRCVERGLLGDDILRRGLRLHLRVVQGAGAFVCGEETALIATLEGQRGTPALRPPYPAEQGLGGRPTLVNNVETYALVPWIVRHGPEAFAALGTPTSKGTKVFALAGKVRRGGLIEVPMGITIRQIVEDIGGGVRDEETAAGPRPRAFKAVQIGGPSGGCIPATLADTPVDYEALAGLGAIMGSGGLVVLDETDCMVDMARYFLGFTQNQSCGKCTPCRIGTRRMLEILERLCAGQARPDDLATLAELARAVQQSSLCGLGKTAPNPVLTTLRYFRAEYEAHLAGRCPAGKCKALVRYTVGEACTGCTICAQHCPAGAIELRPYERHEIDADKCTRCDVCRIRCPESAIVIL